The following are from one region of the Vidua macroura isolate BioBank_ID:100142 chromosome 15, ASM2450914v1, whole genome shotgun sequence genome:
- the MATR3 gene encoding matrin-3 isoform X1 → MSKSFQQSSLSRDSQGHGRDLSAGIGLLAAATQSLNMPASLGRMNQGTARLASLMNLGMSSSLNQQGSHSALSSGSTSSHNLQSIFNIGSRGPLPLSSQHRGDADQATNILASFGLSARDLDELSRYPEDKITPENLPQILLQLKRRRAEEGYGRDGRSSTREPPYRVPRDDWEEKRHFRRDSFDDRGPSLNPVVDYDHGSRSQESGYYDRMDYEDDRLRDGERCRDESFYGETSHNYHKFDSEYDRMGRGPGPERSLFEKKRGAPPNSNIEDFHGFLPKGYPHLCSICDMPVHSNKEWNHHINGATHSRRCQLLLEIYPEWNPDSDSGHGMGDPFMLQQSTNPAPGILGPPPPPFHLGGPPVGPRGAGNGNMQGPRHMQKGRVETSRVVHIMDFQRGKNLRYQLLQLVEPFGIITNHLILNKINEAFIEMSTTEDAQAAVEYYSTTPALVFGKPVRVHLSQKYKRIKKPEGKPDQKTEPPKPELGRVIHLSNLPHSGYSDNAVLKLAEPYGKIKNYILMRMKSQAFIEMETREDALAMVEHCANKALWFQGRCVKVDLSEKYKKLVLRIPNKGVELLKKDKTRKRTYSPDSKDSPSDKKSKTEPAQKPESGNAEEKAKEEKQEDTAEPSSAKSGEQTEQDEPSLLLESEDELLVDEEEAAALLESGSSAGEDTDVANLADVATEEKKDTPDDATVKTEGNVAATPAAKKKLKKRYVGGFPRSMEGFVTLDEVGDEEDSDHQKLRKSGLAAKAAGKSEDSLAEIKVDKIEEPEQESETLENGTKSEENAKAESVEASDATTAQDTEKNTQENTDPQGEQETKSVLEKPLVPDEFRIGPYQPNIPVGVNYVVPKTGFYCKLCSLFYTNEDVAKKTHCSSLPHYQKLKKILDKMAEDFRQKKEG, encoded by the exons ATGTCCAAGTCATTCCAGCAGTCATCTCTGAGTAGGGATTCACAAGGTCATGGGCGTGACCTCTCTGCAGGAATAGGCCTTCTTGCTGCTGCTACCCAGTCTTTAAATATGCCAGCATCTCTTGGAAGGATGAACCAGGGTACTGCACGCCTTGCTAGCTTAATGAATCTTGGAATGAGTTCTTCATTGAACCAACAAGGATCTCATAGTGCACTGTCTTCTGGTAGTACCTCTTCCCATAATTTGCAGTCTATATTTAACATTGGAAGTAGAGGTCCGCTCCCTTTGTCTTCTCAGCACCGTGGAGATGCAGACCAGGCCACAAACATTTTGGCCAGCTTTGGTCTGTCTGCTAGAGACTTAGATGAACTGAGTCGCTATCCCGAGGACAAGATCACTCCTGAAAACTTGCCTCAGATCCTTCTACAACTTAAAAGGAGGAGAGCTGAAGAAGGTTATGGTAGAGATGGCAGATCATCCACACGGGAACCACCATACAGAGTACCTAGGGATgattgggaagaaaaaaggcattttagaAGAGATAGCTTTGATGATCGTGGTCCTAGTCTCAACCCAGTGGTTGACTATGACCATGGAAGTCGTTCTCAAGAATCTGGTTATTATGACAGAATGGATTATGAAGATGACAGATTGAGAGATGGAGAAAGGTGTAGGGATGAATCTTTTTATGGTGAGACTTCGCATAACTATCATAAATTTGACAGTGAGTATGACAGAATGGGTCGTGGTCCTGGTCCCGAGAGATCTCTCTTTGAGAAAAAGAGAGGTGCTCCTCCAAATAGCAATATTGAAGACTTCCATGGATTCTTACCGAAGGGTTATCCCCATCTGTGCTCTATATGTGATATGCCAGTTCATTCTAATAAG GAGTGGAACCATCACATCAATGGAGCGACTCACAGCCGCCGCTGTCAGCTGCTGCTCGAAAT atACCCAGAATGGAATCCTGACAGTGATTCAGGACATGGAAT GGGTGATCCCTTTATGTTGCAGCAATCTACAAACCCTGCACCGGGAATTTTGGGACCACCACCACCTCCATTCCACCTTGGAGGACCTCCTGTTGGGCCCAGAG gagctggaaatggaaatatGCAAGGACCCAGACACATGCAGAAGGGCAGAGTG GAAACAAGCAGAGTTGTGCACATCATGGATTTCCAGAGGGGAAAGAACCTGAGATATCAGCTGCTTCAGCTCGTTGAGCCCTTTGGGATAATCACAAATCACCTGATTCTAAACAAAATCAATGAG GCATTTATTGAAATGTCAACCACTGAAGATGCCCAGGCTGCAGTGGAATATTATTCAACAACACCTGCCCTGGTGTTTGGTAAACCAGTCAGAGTCCACTTGTCACAGAAATACAAGAGAATAAAG AAACCTGAGGGTAAACCTGACCAAAAGACTGAGCCACCAAAACCAGAGCTTGGTCGTGTGATCCACCTGAGCAACTTGCCCCACTCGGGCTACTCGGACAACGCCGTGCTCAAACTGGCTGAGCCCTACGGGAAGATCAAGAACTACATCCTCATGAGAATGAAAAGCCAG GCCTTTATTGAGATGGAGACCAGAGAAGATGCTTTGGCCATGGTTGAGCATTGTGCCAACAAAGCACTTTGGTTCCAAGGCAGATGTGTGAAAGTGGATTTATCTGAAAAGTACAAGAAACTGGTGTTAAGG attccCAACAAAGGAGTTGAACTGCTGAAAAAGGATAAAACCAG AAAGAGAACATATTCCCCAGACAGCAAAGATTCTCCCAGTGATAAGAAGTCCAAAACAGAACCTGCTCAGAAACCTGAAAGTGgcaatgcagaagaaaaggctAAAGAGGAGAAACAGGAGGATACTGCTGAGCCTTCAAGTGCCAAAAGTGGGGAACAGACAGAGCAAGATGAGCCCAGTTTACTCCTGGAGTCTGAAGATGAGCTGCTGGTGGatgaggaggaggcagcagcactgttgGAAAgtggcagctcagcaggagagGATACAGATGTTGCCAATTTAGCTGATGTGgctactgaggaaaaaaaggacacaCCTGATGATGCGACTGTAAAAACTGAGGGGAATGTTGCAGCCACTCCAGCAGCCAAGAAAAAGCTTAAAAAG CGCTACGTGGGCGGCTTCCCGCGCAGCATGGAGGGCTTCGTCACCCTGGACGAGGTGGGCGACGAGGAGGACTCCGACCACCAGAAGCTCCGCAAGTCCGGGCTGGCAGCCAAGGCTGCGGGCAAGAGTGAGGACAGCCTGGCAGAGATCAAGGTGGACAAGATTGAGGAGCCAGAGCAGGAGAGTGAAACGCTagaaaatggaacaaaaagCGAAGAGAATGCCAAGGCTGAAAGTGTTGAAGCTTCTGATGCTACAACAGCACAGGATACTGAGAAAAACACCCAGGAAAACACAGACCCCCAGGGCGAGCAGGAAACAAAGAGTGTTCTGGAGAAACCTCTTGTTCCAGATGAGTTTAGGATTGGGCCATACCAGCCAAACATTCCTGTTG GTGTGAATTATGTGGTACCCAAAACAGGGTTTTATTGCAAATTGTGTTCCCTGTTCTACACAAATGAAGATGTTGCAAAAAAGACCCATTGCAGCAGCCTTCCTCATTATCAAAAGTTGAAG AAAATTCTGGATAAAATGGCAGAAGACTTCAGGCAAAAGAAAGAAGgttaa
- the MATR3 gene encoding matrin-3 isoform X2, which produces MSKSFQQSSLSRDSQGHGRDLSAGIGLLAAATQSLNMPASLGRMNQGTARLASLMNLGMSSSLNQQGSHSALSSGSTSSHNLQSIFNIGSRGPLPLSSQHRGDADQATNILASFGLSARDLDELSRYPEDKITPENLPQILLQLKRRRAEEGYGRDGRSSTREPPYRVPRDDWEEKRHFRRDSFDDRGPSLNPVVDYDHGSRSQESGYYDRMDYEDDRLRDGERCRDESFYGETSHNYHKFDSEYDRMGRGPGPERSLFEKKRGAPPNSNIEDFHGFLPKGYPHLCSICDMPVHSNKEWNHHINGATHSRRCQLLLEIYPEWNPDSDSGHGMGDPFMLQQSTNPAPGILGPPPPPFHLGGPPVGPRGAGNGNMQGPRHMQKGRVETSRVVHIMDFQRGKNLRYQLLQLVEPFGIITNHLILNKINEAFIEMSTTEDAQAAVEYYSTTPALVFGKPVRVHLSQKYKRIKKPEGKPDQKTEPPKPELGRVIHLSNLPHSGYSDNAVLKLAEPYGKIKNYILMRMKSQAFIEMETREDALAMVEHCANKALWFQGRCVKVDLSEKYKKLVLRIPNKGVELLKKDKTRKRTYSPDSKDSPSDKKSKTEPAQKPESGNAEEKAKEEKQEDTAEPSSAKSGEQTEQDEPSLLLESEDELLVDEEEAAALLESGSSAGEDTDVANLADVATEEKKDTPDDATVKTEGNVAATPAAKKKLKKRYVGGFPRSMEGFVTLDEVGDEEDSDHQKLRKSGLAAKAAGKSEDSLAEIKVDKIEEPEQESETLENGTKSEENAKAESVEASDATTAQDTEKNTQENTDPQGEQETKSVLEKPLVPDEFRIGPYQPNIPVENSG; this is translated from the exons ATGTCCAAGTCATTCCAGCAGTCATCTCTGAGTAGGGATTCACAAGGTCATGGGCGTGACCTCTCTGCAGGAATAGGCCTTCTTGCTGCTGCTACCCAGTCTTTAAATATGCCAGCATCTCTTGGAAGGATGAACCAGGGTACTGCACGCCTTGCTAGCTTAATGAATCTTGGAATGAGTTCTTCATTGAACCAACAAGGATCTCATAGTGCACTGTCTTCTGGTAGTACCTCTTCCCATAATTTGCAGTCTATATTTAACATTGGAAGTAGAGGTCCGCTCCCTTTGTCTTCTCAGCACCGTGGAGATGCAGACCAGGCCACAAACATTTTGGCCAGCTTTGGTCTGTCTGCTAGAGACTTAGATGAACTGAGTCGCTATCCCGAGGACAAGATCACTCCTGAAAACTTGCCTCAGATCCTTCTACAACTTAAAAGGAGGAGAGCTGAAGAAGGTTATGGTAGAGATGGCAGATCATCCACACGGGAACCACCATACAGAGTACCTAGGGATgattgggaagaaaaaaggcattttagaAGAGATAGCTTTGATGATCGTGGTCCTAGTCTCAACCCAGTGGTTGACTATGACCATGGAAGTCGTTCTCAAGAATCTGGTTATTATGACAGAATGGATTATGAAGATGACAGATTGAGAGATGGAGAAAGGTGTAGGGATGAATCTTTTTATGGTGAGACTTCGCATAACTATCATAAATTTGACAGTGAGTATGACAGAATGGGTCGTGGTCCTGGTCCCGAGAGATCTCTCTTTGAGAAAAAGAGAGGTGCTCCTCCAAATAGCAATATTGAAGACTTCCATGGATTCTTACCGAAGGGTTATCCCCATCTGTGCTCTATATGTGATATGCCAGTTCATTCTAATAAG GAGTGGAACCATCACATCAATGGAGCGACTCACAGCCGCCGCTGTCAGCTGCTGCTCGAAAT atACCCAGAATGGAATCCTGACAGTGATTCAGGACATGGAAT GGGTGATCCCTTTATGTTGCAGCAATCTACAAACCCTGCACCGGGAATTTTGGGACCACCACCACCTCCATTCCACCTTGGAGGACCTCCTGTTGGGCCCAGAG gagctggaaatggaaatatGCAAGGACCCAGACACATGCAGAAGGGCAGAGTG GAAACAAGCAGAGTTGTGCACATCATGGATTTCCAGAGGGGAAAGAACCTGAGATATCAGCTGCTTCAGCTCGTTGAGCCCTTTGGGATAATCACAAATCACCTGATTCTAAACAAAATCAATGAG GCATTTATTGAAATGTCAACCACTGAAGATGCCCAGGCTGCAGTGGAATATTATTCAACAACACCTGCCCTGGTGTTTGGTAAACCAGTCAGAGTCCACTTGTCACAGAAATACAAGAGAATAAAG AAACCTGAGGGTAAACCTGACCAAAAGACTGAGCCACCAAAACCAGAGCTTGGTCGTGTGATCCACCTGAGCAACTTGCCCCACTCGGGCTACTCGGACAACGCCGTGCTCAAACTGGCTGAGCCCTACGGGAAGATCAAGAACTACATCCTCATGAGAATGAAAAGCCAG GCCTTTATTGAGATGGAGACCAGAGAAGATGCTTTGGCCATGGTTGAGCATTGTGCCAACAAAGCACTTTGGTTCCAAGGCAGATGTGTGAAAGTGGATTTATCTGAAAAGTACAAGAAACTGGTGTTAAGG attccCAACAAAGGAGTTGAACTGCTGAAAAAGGATAAAACCAG AAAGAGAACATATTCCCCAGACAGCAAAGATTCTCCCAGTGATAAGAAGTCCAAAACAGAACCTGCTCAGAAACCTGAAAGTGgcaatgcagaagaaaaggctAAAGAGGAGAAACAGGAGGATACTGCTGAGCCTTCAAGTGCCAAAAGTGGGGAACAGACAGAGCAAGATGAGCCCAGTTTACTCCTGGAGTCTGAAGATGAGCTGCTGGTGGatgaggaggaggcagcagcactgttgGAAAgtggcagctcagcaggagagGATACAGATGTTGCCAATTTAGCTGATGTGgctactgaggaaaaaaaggacacaCCTGATGATGCGACTGTAAAAACTGAGGGGAATGTTGCAGCCACTCCAGCAGCCAAGAAAAAGCTTAAAAAG CGCTACGTGGGCGGCTTCCCGCGCAGCATGGAGGGCTTCGTCACCCTGGACGAGGTGGGCGACGAGGAGGACTCCGACCACCAGAAGCTCCGCAAGTCCGGGCTGGCAGCCAAGGCTGCGGGCAAGAGTGAGGACAGCCTGGCAGAGATCAAGGTGGACAAGATTGAGGAGCCAGAGCAGGAGAGTGAAACGCTagaaaatggaacaaaaagCGAAGAGAATGCCAAGGCTGAAAGTGTTGAAGCTTCTGATGCTACAACAGCACAGGATACTGAGAAAAACACCCAGGAAAACACAGACCCCCAGGGCGAGCAGGAAACAAAGAGTGTTCTGGAGAAACCTCTTGTTCCAGATGAGTTTAGGATTGGGCCATACCAGCCAAACATTCCTGTTG AAAATTCTGGATAA
- the MATR3 gene encoding matrin-3 isoform X3 translates to MSGARAAGWRRAVQRRSRESTEWNHHINGATHSRRCQLLLEIYPEWNPDSDSGHGMGDPFMLQQSTNPAPGILGPPPPPFHLGGPPVGPRGAGNGNMQGPRHMQKGRVETSRVVHIMDFQRGKNLRYQLLQLVEPFGIITNHLILNKINEAFIEMSTTEDAQAAVEYYSTTPALVFGKPVRVHLSQKYKRIKKPEGKPDQKTEPPKPELGRVIHLSNLPHSGYSDNAVLKLAEPYGKIKNYILMRMKSQAFIEMETREDALAMVEHCANKALWFQGRCVKVDLSEKYKKLVLRIPNKGVELLKKDKTRKRTYSPDSKDSPSDKKSKTEPAQKPESGNAEEKAKEEKQEDTAEPSSAKSGEQTEQDEPSLLLESEDELLVDEEEAAALLESGSSAGEDTDVANLADVATEEKKDTPDDATVKTEGNVAATPAAKKKLKKRYVGGFPRSMEGFVTLDEVGDEEDSDHQKLRKSGLAAKAAGKSEDSLAEIKVDKIEEPEQESETLENGTKSEENAKAESVEASDATTAQDTEKNTQENTDPQGEQETKSVLEKPLVPDEFRIGPYQPNIPVGVNYVVPKTGFYCKLCSLFYTNEDVAKKTHCSSLPHYQKLKKILDKMAEDFRQKKEG, encoded by the exons GAGTGGAACCATCACATCAATGGAGCGACTCACAGCCGCCGCTGTCAGCTGCTGCTCGAAAT atACCCAGAATGGAATCCTGACAGTGATTCAGGACATGGAAT GGGTGATCCCTTTATGTTGCAGCAATCTACAAACCCTGCACCGGGAATTTTGGGACCACCACCACCTCCATTCCACCTTGGAGGACCTCCTGTTGGGCCCAGAG gagctggaaatggaaatatGCAAGGACCCAGACACATGCAGAAGGGCAGAGTG GAAACAAGCAGAGTTGTGCACATCATGGATTTCCAGAGGGGAAAGAACCTGAGATATCAGCTGCTTCAGCTCGTTGAGCCCTTTGGGATAATCACAAATCACCTGATTCTAAACAAAATCAATGAG GCATTTATTGAAATGTCAACCACTGAAGATGCCCAGGCTGCAGTGGAATATTATTCAACAACACCTGCCCTGGTGTTTGGTAAACCAGTCAGAGTCCACTTGTCACAGAAATACAAGAGAATAAAG AAACCTGAGGGTAAACCTGACCAAAAGACTGAGCCACCAAAACCAGAGCTTGGTCGTGTGATCCACCTGAGCAACTTGCCCCACTCGGGCTACTCGGACAACGCCGTGCTCAAACTGGCTGAGCCCTACGGGAAGATCAAGAACTACATCCTCATGAGAATGAAAAGCCAG GCCTTTATTGAGATGGAGACCAGAGAAGATGCTTTGGCCATGGTTGAGCATTGTGCCAACAAAGCACTTTGGTTCCAAGGCAGATGTGTGAAAGTGGATTTATCTGAAAAGTACAAGAAACTGGTGTTAAGG attccCAACAAAGGAGTTGAACTGCTGAAAAAGGATAAAACCAG AAAGAGAACATATTCCCCAGACAGCAAAGATTCTCCCAGTGATAAGAAGTCCAAAACAGAACCTGCTCAGAAACCTGAAAGTGgcaatgcagaagaaaaggctAAAGAGGAGAAACAGGAGGATACTGCTGAGCCTTCAAGTGCCAAAAGTGGGGAACAGACAGAGCAAGATGAGCCCAGTTTACTCCTGGAGTCTGAAGATGAGCTGCTGGTGGatgaggaggaggcagcagcactgttgGAAAgtggcagctcagcaggagagGATACAGATGTTGCCAATTTAGCTGATGTGgctactgaggaaaaaaaggacacaCCTGATGATGCGACTGTAAAAACTGAGGGGAATGTTGCAGCCACTCCAGCAGCCAAGAAAAAGCTTAAAAAG CGCTACGTGGGCGGCTTCCCGCGCAGCATGGAGGGCTTCGTCACCCTGGACGAGGTGGGCGACGAGGAGGACTCCGACCACCAGAAGCTCCGCAAGTCCGGGCTGGCAGCCAAGGCTGCGGGCAAGAGTGAGGACAGCCTGGCAGAGATCAAGGTGGACAAGATTGAGGAGCCAGAGCAGGAGAGTGAAACGCTagaaaatggaacaaaaagCGAAGAGAATGCCAAGGCTGAAAGTGTTGAAGCTTCTGATGCTACAACAGCACAGGATACTGAGAAAAACACCCAGGAAAACACAGACCCCCAGGGCGAGCAGGAAACAAAGAGTGTTCTGGAGAAACCTCTTGTTCCAGATGAGTTTAGGATTGGGCCATACCAGCCAAACATTCCTGTTG GTGTGAATTATGTGGTACCCAAAACAGGGTTTTATTGCAAATTGTGTTCCCTGTTCTACACAAATGAAGATGTTGCAAAAAAGACCCATTGCAGCAGCCTTCCTCATTATCAAAAGTTGAAG AAAATTCTGGATAAAATGGCAGAAGACTTCAGGCAAAAGAAAGAAGgttaa
- the MATR3 gene encoding matrin-3 isoform X4 encodes MGDPFMLQQSTNPAPGILGPPPPPFHLGGPPVGPRGAGNGNMQGPRHMQKGRVETSRVVHIMDFQRGKNLRYQLLQLVEPFGIITNHLILNKINEAFIEMSTTEDAQAAVEYYSTTPALVFGKPVRVHLSQKYKRIKKPEGKPDQKTEPPKPELGRVIHLSNLPHSGYSDNAVLKLAEPYGKIKNYILMRMKSQAFIEMETREDALAMVEHCANKALWFQGRCVKVDLSEKYKKLVLRIPNKGVELLKKDKTRKRTYSPDSKDSPSDKKSKTEPAQKPESGNAEEKAKEEKQEDTAEPSSAKSGEQTEQDEPSLLLESEDELLVDEEEAAALLESGSSAGEDTDVANLADVATEEKKDTPDDATVKTEGNVAATPAAKKKLKKRYVGGFPRSMEGFVTLDEVGDEEDSDHQKLRKSGLAAKAAGKSEDSLAEIKVDKIEEPEQESETLENGTKSEENAKAESVEASDATTAQDTEKNTQENTDPQGEQETKSVLEKPLVPDEFRIGPYQPNIPVGVNYVVPKTGFYCKLCSLFYTNEDVAKKTHCSSLPHYQKLKKILDKMAEDFRQKKEG; translated from the exons AT GGGTGATCCCTTTATGTTGCAGCAATCTACAAACCCTGCACCGGGAATTTTGGGACCACCACCACCTCCATTCCACCTTGGAGGACCTCCTGTTGGGCCCAGAG gagctggaaatggaaatatGCAAGGACCCAGACACATGCAGAAGGGCAGAGTG GAAACAAGCAGAGTTGTGCACATCATGGATTTCCAGAGGGGAAAGAACCTGAGATATCAGCTGCTTCAGCTCGTTGAGCCCTTTGGGATAATCACAAATCACCTGATTCTAAACAAAATCAATGAG GCATTTATTGAAATGTCAACCACTGAAGATGCCCAGGCTGCAGTGGAATATTATTCAACAACACCTGCCCTGGTGTTTGGTAAACCAGTCAGAGTCCACTTGTCACAGAAATACAAGAGAATAAAG AAACCTGAGGGTAAACCTGACCAAAAGACTGAGCCACCAAAACCAGAGCTTGGTCGTGTGATCCACCTGAGCAACTTGCCCCACTCGGGCTACTCGGACAACGCCGTGCTCAAACTGGCTGAGCCCTACGGGAAGATCAAGAACTACATCCTCATGAGAATGAAAAGCCAG GCCTTTATTGAGATGGAGACCAGAGAAGATGCTTTGGCCATGGTTGAGCATTGTGCCAACAAAGCACTTTGGTTCCAAGGCAGATGTGTGAAAGTGGATTTATCTGAAAAGTACAAGAAACTGGTGTTAAGG attccCAACAAAGGAGTTGAACTGCTGAAAAAGGATAAAACCAG AAAGAGAACATATTCCCCAGACAGCAAAGATTCTCCCAGTGATAAGAAGTCCAAAACAGAACCTGCTCAGAAACCTGAAAGTGgcaatgcagaagaaaaggctAAAGAGGAGAAACAGGAGGATACTGCTGAGCCTTCAAGTGCCAAAAGTGGGGAACAGACAGAGCAAGATGAGCCCAGTTTACTCCTGGAGTCTGAAGATGAGCTGCTGGTGGatgaggaggaggcagcagcactgttgGAAAgtggcagctcagcaggagagGATACAGATGTTGCCAATTTAGCTGATGTGgctactgaggaaaaaaaggacacaCCTGATGATGCGACTGTAAAAACTGAGGGGAATGTTGCAGCCACTCCAGCAGCCAAGAAAAAGCTTAAAAAG CGCTACGTGGGCGGCTTCCCGCGCAGCATGGAGGGCTTCGTCACCCTGGACGAGGTGGGCGACGAGGAGGACTCCGACCACCAGAAGCTCCGCAAGTCCGGGCTGGCAGCCAAGGCTGCGGGCAAGAGTGAGGACAGCCTGGCAGAGATCAAGGTGGACAAGATTGAGGAGCCAGAGCAGGAGAGTGAAACGCTagaaaatggaacaaaaagCGAAGAGAATGCCAAGGCTGAAAGTGTTGAAGCTTCTGATGCTACAACAGCACAGGATACTGAGAAAAACACCCAGGAAAACACAGACCCCCAGGGCGAGCAGGAAACAAAGAGTGTTCTGGAGAAACCTCTTGTTCCAGATGAGTTTAGGATTGGGCCATACCAGCCAAACATTCCTGTTG GTGTGAATTATGTGGTACCCAAAACAGGGTTTTATTGCAAATTGTGTTCCCTGTTCTACACAAATGAAGATGTTGCAAAAAAGACCCATTGCAGCAGCCTTCCTCATTATCAAAAGTTGAAG AAAATTCTGGATAAAATGGCAGAAGACTTCAGGCAAAAGAAAGAAGgttaa
- the PAIP2 gene encoding polyadenylate-binding protein-interacting protein 2 has protein sequence MKDPSRSSTSPSIISEDVIINGHSHEDDNPFAEYMWMENEEEFNRQIEEELWEEEFIERCFQEMLEEEEEHEWFIPARDLPQTMDQIQDQFNDLVISDSSSLEDLVVKSNLNPNAKEFVPGVKYLNI, from the exons ATGAAGGACCCGAGTCGCAGCAGTACCAGCCCCAGCATCATCAGCGAGGATGTGATCATCAACGGGCACTCCCACGAGGATGACAACCCCTTTGCTGAGTACATGTGGATGGAGAACGAGGAGGAGTTTAACAGGCAG ATTGAAGAGgagttgtgggaagaagaattCATTGAGCGCTGTTTCCAGGAGatgctggaagaggaggaggagcatGAATGGTTTATTCCAGCCCGTGATCTCCCACAAACAATGGATCAAATCCAGGACCAGTTCAATGACCTTGTTATCAGTGACAGCTCATCGCTGGAGGATCTGGTG GTCAAGAGTAATCTGAATCCAAATGCAAAGGAGTTTGTTCCTGGGGTGAAGTACTTAAACATTTGA